The Microbacterium sp. Nx66 genome contains a region encoding:
- a CDS encoding Lrp/AsnC family transcriptional regulator: MPGLDRIDLELLAALADDPRVTIVALAERMSLSRNTIQARMARLEQSGVFLSYERAFSPDVLGFPLQAFVSIGVRQTELPRIINELARIPEVVQAHGLSGSIDLLARVACRDARHLFDTDARILSIEGVERTETSLAMGEVIPFRVAGLIGLARRES, translated from the coding sequence ATGCCTGGACTGGACCGGATCGACCTGGAGCTTCTCGCCGCGCTCGCCGACGACCCGCGCGTGACCATCGTCGCTCTCGCCGAGCGCATGAGCCTGTCGCGGAACACCATCCAGGCGCGGATGGCGCGGTTGGAGCAGAGCGGCGTGTTCCTCTCCTACGAGCGCGCCTTCTCCCCCGATGTCCTGGGGTTCCCGCTGCAGGCGTTCGTCAGCATCGGCGTCCGCCAGACCGAGCTTCCCCGGATCATCAACGAGCTCGCGCGCATCCCGGAGGTCGTCCAGGCGCACGGCCTGAGCGGCTCCATCGACCTGTTGGCGCGCGTGGCATGCCGCGACGCGCGTCACCTGTTCGACACGGACGCCCGGATCCTCTCGATCGAGGGCGTGGAGCGCACGGAGACCTCGCTCGCGATGGGCGAGGTGATCCCGTTCCGGGTGGCCGGACTCATCGGCCTCGCGCGACGGGAATCCTGA
- the pdhA gene encoding pyruvate dehydrogenase (acetyl-transferring) E1 component subunit alpha encodes MSPQTTPIADTAQDLELSERILAPDGTRVVNDRLDPFVTDVDAAQLRALHRDMVILRRIDAEGVALQRQGQLGLWAPCQGQEATQIGTARALDPQDYVFPSYRETGVIYARGAQPGDYVRMWRGEEGAAYDPATLRVAPLQIIIGAQTLHAVGYALGIQHEKASEVAVTYFGDGATSQGDVNEAMIFAASYQAPVVFVCQNNHWAISEPVAVQSQYPIAGRAPGFGIPSLRVDGNDVLACLAAMRWALDHARSGKGPAYIEAVTYRMGPHTTADDPTRYRDEAELESWRRRDPITRLEAYLRATGDLTEEHLAETQAAADAVAKEMRATCLGMVTRPPLAVFDGVYAEPHTGLERQRDEYAAYLASFEGEA; translated from the coding sequence ATGTCGCCGCAGACCACCCCCATTGCGGACACCGCCCAGGATCTGGAGCTGTCGGAGCGCATCCTCGCTCCGGACGGGACCCGTGTCGTCAACGACCGCCTCGACCCGTTCGTCACCGATGTCGACGCCGCGCAGCTGCGGGCACTGCACCGCGACATGGTCATCCTCCGCCGCATCGATGCCGAGGGCGTGGCCCTGCAGCGCCAGGGGCAGCTGGGACTCTGGGCGCCGTGCCAGGGCCAGGAAGCCACGCAGATCGGTACGGCCAGAGCGCTCGATCCGCAGGACTACGTCTTCCCGAGCTACCGGGAGACCGGCGTGATCTACGCGCGCGGCGCGCAGCCGGGGGACTACGTGCGGATGTGGCGCGGTGAAGAAGGGGCGGCCTACGATCCCGCCACCCTCCGCGTCGCTCCGTTGCAGATCATCATCGGCGCCCAGACCCTGCACGCGGTCGGGTACGCGCTCGGTATCCAGCATGAGAAGGCATCGGAGGTCGCCGTGACCTACTTCGGTGATGGGGCGACCAGCCAGGGGGATGTGAACGAGGCGATGATCTTCGCCGCGTCGTATCAGGCGCCGGTCGTCTTCGTCTGTCAGAACAACCACTGGGCCATCTCCGAGCCGGTCGCCGTGCAGTCGCAGTATCCGATCGCCGGGCGCGCGCCCGGGTTCGGGATCCCGAGCCTCCGTGTGGACGGGAACGACGTCCTCGCCTGCCTGGCGGCGATGCGCTGGGCGTTGGACCACGCGCGCTCCGGGAAGGGCCCGGCCTACATCGAGGCCGTGACATATCGGATGGGCCCGCACACCACCGCGGACGACCCCACCCGGTACCGGGACGAGGCCGAGCTGGAGTCCTGGCGCCGCCGCGACCCCATCACGCGACTGGAGGCGTACCTCCGTGCGACCGGGGACCTCACCGAGGAGCATCTCGCCGAGACGCAGGCGGCTGCGGACGCGGTCGCCAAGGAGATGCGCGCGACCTGCCTCGGCATGGTCACCCGTCCGCCGCTGGCGGTGTTCGACGGCGTCTATGCCGAGCCGCACACGGGCCTGGAGCGGCAGCGCGACGAGTACGCGGCATACCTCGCGTCGTTCGAGGGCGAGGCGTGA
- a CDS encoding alpha-ketoacid dehydrogenase subunit beta — MTELTLGKALGAGLRQAMRDDEKVVLLGEDIGKLGGVFRITDGLLDEFGAARVIDTPLAESGIVGTAVGLAFRGYRPVVEIQFDGFVYPAFDQIVSQVAKLHYRTQGRVKMPITIRIPWAGGIGAAEHHSESPEAYFAHTAGLRVVAVSNPEDAYRSLRQAIASDDPVVFFEPKRLYHHKGEVDLEAPLADAPPMGLARVVRSGTDVTVLTYGAMVSTALQAAEAAEDEGVALEVIDLRSLSPVDYDSIAASVRKTGRVIVAHEASREAGLAAEVIASVTELCFQYLESPPLRVTGHDVPYPPAKLEKYHLPDLDRILDAVDRVMDRPHSLTGADA; from the coding sequence ATGACCGAACTCACTCTCGGCAAGGCGCTGGGCGCCGGCCTCCGTCAGGCGATGCGCGACGACGAGAAGGTGGTGCTCCTGGGCGAGGACATCGGCAAGCTCGGCGGCGTCTTCCGGATCACCGACGGCCTCCTCGACGAGTTCGGGGCGGCCAGGGTCATCGACACACCGCTCGCGGAGTCCGGGATCGTCGGCACGGCCGTCGGTCTCGCGTTCCGCGGCTACCGCCCGGTCGTCGAGATCCAGTTCGACGGGTTCGTCTACCCCGCCTTCGACCAGATCGTCTCGCAGGTCGCCAAGCTGCACTACCGCACCCAGGGGCGGGTGAAGATGCCGATCACGATCCGGATCCCGTGGGCCGGCGGAATCGGTGCCGCCGAGCATCATTCGGAGTCGCCGGAGGCCTACTTCGCCCACACGGCGGGCCTCCGTGTCGTCGCCGTCTCGAACCCGGAGGACGCCTATCGGAGCCTCCGGCAGGCGATCGCGTCGGACGACCCCGTCGTGTTCTTCGAGCCGAAGCGGCTCTATCACCACAAGGGCGAGGTCGACCTCGAGGCACCGCTCGCGGATGCGCCGCCGATGGGACTCGCCCGGGTCGTGCGCTCCGGGACGGACGTCACGGTCCTCACCTACGGAGCCATGGTGAGCACCGCGCTGCAGGCGGCGGAGGCCGCGGAAGACGAGGGCGTCGCCCTGGAGGTCATCGACCTGCGATCGCTCTCTCCGGTGGACTACGACTCCATCGCCGCCTCGGTGCGGAAGACCGGGCGTGTGATCGTGGCGCATGAGGCCTCCCGGGAAGCCGGCCTCGCCGCGGAGGTCATCGCGAGCGTGACCGAGCTCTGCTTCCAGTACCTCGAATCCCCTCCGCTGCGGGTCACCGGGCATGACGTGCCGTACCCGCCCGCCAAGCTCGAGAAGTACCACCTGCCGGATCTCGACCGGATCCTCGATGCGGTCGATCGCGTGATGGATCGCCCGCACAGCCTGACGGGAGCGGACGCATGA
- a CDS encoding dihydrolipoamide acetyltransferase family protein, producing the protein MIAEFRLPDLGEGLTEAEVVQWLVAPGDSVALNQTLAEVETAKAVVELPSPYEGTVSTLHADAGETVAVGAPLIAFDIEGDDPPAAPSGGEEEASAEKAQPNLVGYGAAPTSSGRPARRARRRSAAQVASAADTAVLEAAPHDATPSVAVEPVLERPRSTPPVRAYAKRRGVDLVLVAAEVGDRVITRADVDAYAERIGAEPSRPAGTPERETTAASGTLPRAEGRPRETRVPIRGVRKHTAAAMVQSAFTAPHVTVFHTVDVTATMEMLARLREDRALAEHRIGPLAVVAKAVCLALRRAPGLNARWDEESGEIVHYSYVDLGIAAATDRGLIVPMIRDAERMNLVELSTAVRRLADTARAGKTSPAELAGGTFSLSNIGVFGVEAGTPILPPGQSGILAVGAVRRQPWEYRGEIALRQLMTLSLSFDHRLVDGAEGATFLKDVADILEDPGRAMLLS; encoded by the coding sequence ATGATCGCCGAATTCCGTCTCCCCGACCTCGGCGAAGGACTCACCGAGGCGGAGGTCGTGCAATGGCTCGTCGCGCCCGGCGACAGCGTCGCGCTGAATCAGACCCTCGCGGAGGTCGAGACGGCGAAGGCCGTCGTCGAGCTGCCGTCGCCCTATGAAGGCACGGTGTCGACCCTGCACGCGGACGCGGGAGAGACCGTCGCCGTGGGAGCACCGCTGATCGCCTTCGACATCGAGGGGGACGATCCTCCGGCGGCGCCGTCCGGTGGCGAGGAAGAGGCCTCCGCGGAGAAGGCGCAGCCGAACCTCGTGGGCTACGGAGCCGCCCCGACATCGAGTGGACGCCCCGCGCGCCGGGCGCGGCGCCGGAGTGCCGCCCAGGTGGCCTCGGCGGCCGACACCGCCGTTCTCGAGGCAGCGCCGCACGACGCGACGCCATCGGTCGCGGTCGAGCCCGTTCTGGAGCGACCACGGTCCACCCCTCCGGTGCGCGCCTACGCCAAGCGACGGGGCGTCGACCTCGTCCTCGTCGCTGCGGAAGTCGGTGACCGAGTGATCACGAGGGCAGACGTGGATGCGTACGCGGAGCGTATCGGAGCGGAGCCGTCACGGCCCGCCGGGACGCCTGAGCGCGAGACCACCGCGGCCTCCGGCACCCTTCCGCGCGCGGAGGGGAGGCCGCGGGAGACGCGCGTCCCGATCCGCGGGGTCCGCAAGCACACGGCAGCGGCGATGGTGCAGAGCGCGTTCACCGCCCCGCACGTCACGGTCTTCCACACGGTCGATGTGACCGCGACCATGGAGATGCTGGCACGTCTCCGCGAGGACCGAGCGCTTGCGGAGCACCGGATCGGCCCGCTCGCCGTCGTCGCGAAGGCCGTCTGTCTCGCTCTGCGCCGGGCGCCCGGCCTGAATGCGCGCTGGGATGAGGAGTCCGGCGAGATCGTCCACTACAGCTATGTCGACCTGGGGATCGCCGCGGCGACCGATCGGGGTCTCATCGTGCCGATGATCCGGGATGCGGAGCGGATGAACCTGGTGGAGCTGTCGACCGCGGTCAGGCGGCTCGCCGACACCGCTCGCGCAGGGAAGACCTCCCCGGCCGAGCTCGCCGGGGGCACGTTCTCCCTGTCGAACATCGGGGTGTTCGGGGTGGAGGCCGGAACGCCGATCCTCCCGCCAGGGCAGTCCGGGATCCTCGCGGTCGGCGCGGTGCGGCGGCAGCCGTGGGAGTACCGCGGTGAGATCGCACTCCGTCAGCTCATGACGCTGAGTCTGTCCTTCGATCATCGCCTCGTCGACGGGGCCGAGGGCGCGACGTTCCTCAAGGACGTGGCCGACATCCTCGAGGATCCGGGACGGGCGATGCTGCTCAGCTAG
- a CDS encoding TetR/AcrR family transcriptional regulator, whose product MTSPATARDRAKAERSDALLHAAARLFAARGYSGVSLEDIGAAVGVSGPAVYRHFAGKQALLGAVLVKVSQDLVAGGRRVSDETSAPDERMRGLIRFHVEFALGNAEVIQVQDRDLAFLDEDDRAEVRRLQRAYIELWMDALAALERPEPFDRDELRLRVQACFGLINSTPHSTRAATRRHTATATVLVAMAEAALRAAS is encoded by the coding sequence ATGACAAGCCCCGCCACCGCCCGTGACCGCGCCAAGGCAGAACGCTCCGACGCCCTTCTGCATGCCGCGGCTCGGCTCTTCGCCGCGCGCGGGTACAGCGGGGTGAGCCTGGAGGACATCGGCGCCGCCGTCGGTGTGTCCGGGCCCGCGGTGTACCGCCACTTCGCCGGGAAGCAGGCCCTTCTCGGAGCGGTCCTGGTGAAGGTCAGCCAGGACCTCGTCGCGGGCGGACGACGCGTGTCCGACGAGACGAGCGCACCCGACGAGCGCATGCGCGGGCTCATCCGCTTCCATGTGGAGTTCGCGCTCGGCAATGCCGAGGTCATCCAGGTGCAGGATCGCGATCTCGCCTTCCTCGACGAGGACGATCGCGCCGAGGTCCGCCGACTGCAACGCGCCTACATCGAGCTCTGGATGGACGCTCTCGCCGCGCTCGAGCGTCCGGAACCGTTCGACCGGGACGAACTCCGGCTCCGCGTGCAGGCGTGCTTCGGTCTCATCAACTCGACCCCGCACAGCACGCGGGCCGCGACGAGACGGCACACGGCCACCGCGACCGTGCTGGTCGCGATGGCCGAGGCTGCACTGCGCGCCGCTAGCTGA
- a CDS encoding carboxyl transferase domain-containing protein — MPATQEALAQRLRDRLATAAQGGPAASRERHVARGKLLPRDRVTRLLDEDSPFLEIAPLAADGLYGGEAPGAGVIAGIGLVHGRHVMVVCNDATVKGGTYYPLTVKKHLRAQEIALENRLPCLYLVDSGGAFLPRQDEVFPDREHFGRIFFNQARLSAQGIPQLAAVLGSCTAGGAYVPAMSDETVIVRGQGTIFLGGPPLVKAAIGEVVTAEELGGGELHARRSGVVDHLADDDEHALEILRDIVATLPPPLSPSWDVRESCAPAEAGSLYDVVPVDVNASYDVREVIARLVDGDTFHEFKAEYGTTLVTGFARLHGHPVGIVANNGVLFSESALKGAHFIELCDQRGIPLLFLQNITGFMVGSDAEAGGIAKDGAKMVTAVATTRVPKLTVIIGGSFGAGNYSMCGRAYSPRFLWTWPASRISVMGGPQAASVLATVKDDQLAARGESWTAEERAAFEEPIRAQYEEQGEPYYATARLWDDGIVDPEQTRDLLGLALDVVARSPLPEPRFGVFRM, encoded by the coding sequence ATGCCGGCAACCCAGGAAGCGCTCGCCCAGCGGCTCCGTGACCGTCTCGCGACCGCAGCGCAGGGTGGCCCCGCGGCTTCCCGCGAGCGACATGTCGCCCGCGGGAAGCTCCTCCCGCGCGACCGCGTCACCCGTCTCCTCGACGAGGACAGCCCGTTCCTCGAGATCGCCCCGCTCGCGGCCGACGGTCTGTACGGCGGGGAGGCGCCGGGGGCCGGTGTCATCGCCGGCATCGGCCTGGTCCACGGCCGGCACGTCATGGTCGTCTGCAACGACGCCACCGTGAAAGGCGGAACGTACTATCCGCTCACCGTGAAGAAGCACCTGCGGGCGCAGGAGATCGCCCTCGAGAACCGTCTGCCGTGCCTCTACCTCGTGGACTCGGGCGGCGCCTTCCTTCCTCGACAGGACGAGGTCTTCCCAGACCGCGAGCACTTCGGACGCATCTTCTTCAACCAGGCCCGGCTGTCCGCGCAGGGAATACCGCAGCTCGCGGCGGTCCTCGGATCGTGTACGGCGGGTGGCGCCTACGTTCCCGCGATGAGCGACGAGACCGTCATCGTCCGTGGACAGGGCACGATCTTCCTCGGCGGGCCGCCGCTGGTGAAGGCGGCGATCGGCGAGGTGGTCACGGCGGAGGAGCTCGGCGGAGGGGAGCTGCACGCCCGGCGCAGCGGCGTCGTGGATCACCTCGCCGACGACGACGAGCACGCGCTGGAGATCCTCCGCGACATCGTCGCCACCCTTCCACCGCCGCTCAGTCCCTCCTGGGACGTCCGGGAGAGCTGCGCGCCCGCAGAGGCGGGGTCCCTGTACGACGTGGTACCGGTGGACGTCAACGCCTCCTACGACGTGCGCGAGGTCATCGCACGCCTTGTCGACGGCGACACCTTCCACGAGTTCAAGGCGGAGTACGGCACCACCCTGGTGACGGGTTTCGCGCGGCTGCACGGCCACCCCGTGGGCATCGTCGCGAACAACGGCGTGCTGTTCAGCGAGTCGGCGCTCAAGGGCGCGCACTTCATCGAGCTCTGCGATCAGCGCGGCATCCCACTGCTCTTCCTGCAGAACATCACCGGGTTCATGGTCGGCTCCGATGCGGAGGCGGGAGGGATCGCGAAGGACGGGGCCAAGATGGTCACGGCGGTGGCGACCACCCGGGTCCCCAAGCTCACCGTCATCATCGGCGGCTCCTTCGGTGCGGGCAACTACTCGATGTGCGGGCGCGCCTACTCGCCGCGATTCCTCTGGACCTGGCCGGCGAGCCGGATCTCGGTGATGGGCGGGCCTCAGGCCGCCTCGGTGCTCGCCACGGTGAAGGACGACCAGCTCGCGGCGCGGGGGGAGTCATGGACCGCCGAGGAGCGTGCGGCGTTCGAGGAGCCGATCCGGGCGCAGTACGAGGAGCAGGGCGAGCCGTACTACGCGACCGCACGGCTGTGGGACGACGGCATCGTCGACCCGGAGCAGACCCGTGACCTCCTCGGTCTCGCCCTGGACGTCGTCGCCCGCAGCCCCCTGCCCGAGCCGCGCTTCGGCGTCTTCCGGATGTGA
- a CDS encoding acetyl/propionyl/methylcrotonyl-CoA carboxylase subunit alpha, with amino-acid sequence MTPSPSLSFSTVLVANRGEIARRIIRTLRDLGIRSIAVYSDADVDAPHVREADAAVRIGPAPAAESYLDIDAVIAAARASGAEAVHPGYGFLSESVGLAEACAESGIVFIGPTVEALQIMGDKARAREHVSRSGVPVVPGFDARGLSDAEIREEAEAVGFPLLVKPSAGGGGKGMEVVVDSAGLPGALSSARRVAASAFGDDALILERLIRRPRHIEVQVFGDAHGTVVALGERECTLQRRHQKVIEEAPSAGIPPATRDRLLAAAVRAAESVAYVGAGTVEFLVDADAPDDVFFIEMNTRLQVEHPVTEEVTGLDLVALQLRMADGQPLDVAPRTTGHAVEARVYAESPERGFLPSTGTVLLFDPPSGVRVDAAVESGSVVSGFYDPMIAKIIAWAEDRATALQRLDDALARTVVLGVETNIAFLRRLLRDRRVLEGDLDTGLIDTLLPLEPMSPSAAQVAAAAGLVDARRETAASPGGAGPLWRSLPGWRLGAAPHAPEPFTLLTDDDEIVRTTPTLPPSDRVCAARDAEGAIWVCEDGRTLRLRPLDRRSRMRRRLAAAGREARATEPEARAPMPGGVVAVHVEDGAAVRAGEPLVSIEAMKMEHPVVAPHDGVVRMLVAVGDQVRRDQPVARVSMTEEDR; translated from the coding sequence ATGACTCCTTCGCCGTCTCTCTCGTTCTCCACGGTCCTCGTCGCGAACCGCGGCGAGATCGCGCGCCGCATCATCCGGACCCTCCGCGACCTCGGCATCCGCAGCATCGCGGTCTACAGCGATGCAGACGTCGACGCGCCGCACGTCCGCGAGGCGGACGCCGCCGTGCGGATCGGGCCCGCGCCGGCGGCGGAGTCCTACCTCGACATCGACGCCGTCATCGCCGCTGCCCGCGCTTCCGGAGCGGAGGCCGTGCATCCCGGCTACGGATTCCTCTCCGAGAGCGTCGGGCTCGCGGAGGCCTGTGCGGAGAGCGGCATCGTGTTCATCGGCCCGACGGTCGAAGCACTCCAGATCATGGGAGACAAGGCGCGAGCCCGTGAGCATGTGAGCCGCAGCGGCGTGCCGGTGGTGCCGGGGTTCGACGCCAGGGGCCTCTCGGATGCGGAGATCCGCGAGGAGGCGGAGGCGGTCGGGTTCCCGCTCCTCGTCAAGCCGAGTGCCGGCGGGGGTGGGAAGGGTATGGAGGTCGTCGTCGACAGCGCGGGTCTTCCCGGCGCGCTCAGCTCAGCCCGACGCGTCGCGGCATCCGCCTTCGGCGACGATGCGCTCATCCTGGAGCGTCTCATCCGCCGACCGCGACACATCGAGGTGCAGGTGTTCGGCGATGCGCACGGCACCGTCGTGGCGCTCGGCGAGCGCGAGTGCACGCTCCAGCGTCGTCACCAGAAGGTGATCGAGGAGGCGCCGTCCGCCGGGATCCCGCCCGCGACCCGCGACCGGCTGCTCGCGGCAGCCGTGCGCGCCGCGGAGAGCGTCGCCTACGTCGGAGCGGGGACCGTGGAGTTCCTCGTCGACGCCGATGCTCCCGACGACGTCTTCTTCATCGAGATGAACACCCGGCTGCAGGTGGAGCACCCGGTGACCGAGGAGGTCACCGGACTCGACCTCGTCGCACTCCAGCTCCGCATGGCCGACGGACAGCCGCTCGACGTCGCACCCCGGACGACCGGGCATGCCGTCGAGGCCCGTGTGTACGCCGAGTCGCCGGAGCGCGGGTTCCTGCCGTCGACCGGCACCGTGCTGCTCTTCGACCCGCCTTCCGGTGTCCGCGTGGACGCGGCCGTGGAATCCGGGAGCGTGGTGAGCGGGTTCTACGACCCGATGATCGCGAAGATCATCGCGTGGGCGGAGGACAGGGCGACAGCGCTGCAGCGACTCGACGATGCCCTCGCCCGCACCGTGGTGCTGGGAGTGGAGACGAACATCGCGTTCCTGCGCCGGCTCCTCCGGGACCGTCGCGTGCTCGAGGGCGACCTCGACACCGGTCTCATCGACACCCTGCTCCCGCTCGAGCCGATGAGCCCGTCGGCGGCGCAGGTCGCGGCAGCTGCCGGACTGGTGGACGCTCGTCGCGAGACCGCCGCATCACCGGGCGGCGCCGGACCGCTGTGGCGGTCCCTCCCCGGGTGGCGTCTGGGGGCAGCACCGCACGCGCCCGAACCGTTCACCCTGCTCACCGACGACGACGAGATCGTACGCACGACACCGACGCTGCCCCCGTCCGACCGCGTGTGCGCTGCCCGCGATGCCGAGGGCGCGATATGGGTCTGCGAAGACGGGCGGACGCTGCGGCTCCGCCCCCTGGATCGCCGCAGCCGGATGCGGAGGCGACTCGCCGCCGCGGGGCGGGAGGCCCGCGCCACCGAGCCCGAGGCGCGCGCCCCCATGCCGGGCGGTGTCGTGGCGGTCCATGTCGAGGACGGGGCGGCCGTCCGCGCGGGAGAGCCTCTCGTATCGATCGAGGCGATGAAGATGGAGCACCCCGTGGTCGCGCCGCACGACGGCGTGGTGCGGATGCTGGTCGCGGTGGGCGATCAGGTGCGGCGCGATCAACCGGTCGCCCGCGTGTCGATGACGGAGGAGGACCGATGA
- a CDS encoding acyl-CoA dehydrogenase family protein produces MHDLTEEERELAAMAREFADTVVAPQSYEADRTHTLSMDVVRQMGELGLFGLPFPEEYGGQGGDYMALGLAIEALGRVDQSIAITLEAGVSLGAMPVFRFGTEEQKRELLPDLLAGRALAGFGLTEPEAGSDAGATRTTARLDGDEWVIDGSKQFITNSGTPITRFVTVTAVTGQNEGRKEISTIIVPNGTPGFTVEPPYDKVGWNASDTHPLTFDGARVPAGNLLGERGSGFRNFLSILDEGRIAIAALSTGAAEGCLEAAVDYAKSRTIFGSALSTRQNAQFTLARMRARVHTARLAWHHAARLRDAGEAFAEQAAIAKLVAGEAAMDNARDATQIFGGNGFMNEFPVARHYRDSKILEIGEGTTEVQLLVIARALGLAR; encoded by the coding sequence ATGCACGATCTCACCGAAGAGGAGCGCGAACTCGCCGCGATGGCACGCGAATTCGCCGACACGGTGGTCGCCCCGCAGTCCTACGAGGCGGATCGCACCCACACGCTCTCGATGGACGTCGTGCGGCAGATGGGCGAGCTCGGCCTCTTCGGGCTGCCCTTCCCGGAGGAGTACGGCGGGCAGGGCGGCGACTACATGGCGCTCGGCCTCGCCATCGAGGCTCTGGGACGAGTCGACCAGTCGATCGCGATCACCCTCGAGGCCGGCGTGAGCCTCGGGGCGATGCCCGTCTTCCGCTTCGGCACCGAGGAGCAGAAGCGCGAGCTGCTGCCGGATCTCCTCGCCGGTCGTGCCCTCGCCGGGTTCGGACTCACGGAACCCGAGGCGGGGAGCGATGCCGGGGCGACGCGGACGACAGCGCGGCTCGACGGCGACGAATGGGTGATCGACGGCTCCAAGCAGTTCATCACGAACTCGGGCACCCCGATCACACGGTTCGTGACGGTCACCGCCGTCACCGGTCAGAACGAGGGGCGCAAAGAGATCTCCACGATCATCGTCCCGAACGGAACGCCGGGGTTCACGGTCGAGCCGCCCTACGACAAGGTCGGCTGGAACGCCTCGGACACACATCCGCTGACGTTCGACGGGGCGCGGGTGCCGGCGGGCAACCTCCTCGGCGAGCGGGGGAGCGGCTTCCGGAACTTCCTCAGCATCCTGGACGAGGGGCGCATCGCGATCGCCGCCCTCTCGACCGGCGCCGCGGAGGGCTGCCTGGAGGCCGCGGTCGACTACGCCAAGAGCCGCACCATCTTCGGCAGCGCCCTCAGCACGCGGCAGAACGCCCAGTTCACCCTGGCGCGCATGCGAGCCCGCGTCCACACGGCACGACTCGCCTGGCACCACGCCGCCCGTCTCCGCGACGCGGGAGAGGCGTTCGCCGAGCAGGCGGCGATCGCGAAGCTCGTCGCCGGGGAGGCCGCGATGGACAACGCCCGCGACGCCACGCAGATCTTCGGAGGCAACGGCTTCATGAACGAGTTCCCGGTGGCGCGCCACTACCGCGACTCCAAGATCCTGGAGATCGGCGAGGGGACCACCGAGGTCCAGCTCCTCGTGATCGCCAGGGCGCTCGGACTCGCCCGGTAG
- a CDS encoding MaoC family dehydratase — MTMREIVQRGLYYEEFETDVRYVHRPGRTASEADNILFTTLTMNTQALHLDAAFAEAQDPFHARLMNSMWTLSTMVGSSVAQLTQGTLVAQLGLGDIAFPHPLFAGDTLTTESVVVDKRLSSSRPGQGVVQITHTGRNQDGTVVATAVRTVLVRCRPEGEAV, encoded by the coding sequence ATGACCATGCGCGAGATCGTGCAGCGCGGCCTGTACTACGAGGAGTTCGAGACCGACGTCCGGTACGTGCACCGCCCCGGACGCACGGCATCGGAGGCGGACAACATCCTCTTCACGACGCTGACGATGAACACCCAGGCGCTGCATCTGGACGCGGCCTTCGCCGAAGCTCAGGACCCCTTCCACGCGCGCCTCATGAACTCCATGTGGACGCTGTCGACGATGGTGGGCTCCTCCGTCGCCCAGCTCACGCAGGGGACGCTGGTGGCGCAGCTCGGCCTCGGCGACATCGCCTTCCCGCATCCGCTGTTCGCCGGTGACACGCTCACGACCGAGAGCGTCGTCGTCGACAAGCGGCTCTCGTCGTCCCGCCCCGGCCAGGGTGTCGTGCAGATCACGCACACCGGACGCAATCAGGACGGCACGGTGGTCGCGACGGCCGTCCGCACGGTGCTCGTGCGCTGCCGACCGGAAGGGGAGGCGGTATGA
- a CDS encoding HpcH/HpaI aldolase/citrate lyase family protein, whose protein sequence is MTFELGPALLFCPADRPERFAKAQERADAVILDLEDAVLPAAKAEARKNVVAADLDPARVIVRVNAPDSAAFADDLEALARSPFRTVMVAKTESAESLDAFGAEHSLLALCETARGIHAAPDIAAHPAVAGLMWGAEDLVASLGGTSSRNDEGGYRDIARYARSRVLLEAGAYGKAAIDAVHVDIADTAGLEQEARDAAASGFRATACIHPSQVEVIRAAYAPDPEIVAWAHAVLAAAAEERGVFRFQGRMVDEPVLRHARAVVSRAG, encoded by the coding sequence ATGACCTTCGAGCTCGGTCCTGCCCTGCTTTTCTGCCCGGCGGACCGCCCCGAGCGCTTCGCGAAGGCGCAGGAGCGGGCCGATGCCGTGATCCTCGACCTGGAGGACGCCGTCCTGCCGGCTGCGAAGGCCGAGGCCCGGAAGAACGTCGTCGCCGCTGACCTCGATCCCGCGCGGGTCATCGTGCGGGTGAACGCCCCGGACTCCGCGGCCTTCGCGGACGACCTCGAAGCCCTGGCACGGTCGCCCTTCCGGACCGTGATGGTGGCGAAAACGGAGAGCGCGGAGAGTCTGGACGCCTTCGGCGCGGAGCACTCGCTCCTCGCGCTGTGCGAGACGGCGCGTGGGATCCATGCGGCGCCCGACATCGCCGCGCACCCGGCGGTCGCCGGACTGATGTGGGGAGCGGAGGATCTGGTGGCCTCGCTCGGCGGCACGTCATCCCGGAACGACGAGGGCGGGTACCGGGACATCGCCCGCTACGCCCGTTCCCGGGTGCTGCTGGAGGCCGGCGCGTACGGCAAGGCGGCGATCGACGCCGTGCATGTCGACATCGCCGACACGGCAGGGCTGGAGCAGGAGGCGAGGGACGCTGCAGCCTCGGGGTTCCGTGCGACGGCCTGCATCCATCCGAGTCAGGTCGAGGTGATCCGAGCCGCGTACGCACCGGACCCCGAGATCGTGGCCTGGGCACATGCGGTCCTCGCGGCAGCGGCGGAGGAACGGGGTGTGTTCCGCTTCCAGGGGCGCATGGTGGACGAGCCCGTCCTGCGCCACGCGCGCGCCGTGGTCTCCCGCGCCGGCTGA